A window of Hymenobacter siberiensis genomic DNA:
CGCAGGGACGCGGACTAAAAGTCCGCACTACTGCTGACTCAGGAAATCGTCGCGGCGGGGCGTGAAGGCGTCGACCAGGATGCCGGCCGCCGTGCACACCACGCTGTGCCACGCCAGGGGCGGCACATAGCAGCTATCGCCCATGCCCAGGGTGCGCGTTGCTTCCCTAATGGTGTTCAAACGCGCCGCTTTCCACGTAGCTCAGTTGGGCGTGCGGGTGCTGGTGGCGGGCCCCAATGCTCCCGGTTTCGAAGGCTACGCGGGTGAGCATCAGGCCGGGGCCGTGGGCCAGCACTTTGCGGCGCACGCCGGGGCCGGTGGTTTCCCAGGCCGCCTGAGCATCAGTCACGAAAGCAGGTTGCGCCGTTTCGGCGGGAGGTAGTGGCGTCATGGTATCGGGTGAAAAGAACAGGTCGGACCTTAAAAGTCCGACCTGTTTGGAATGTCGACAAGGCTGGCGGGGTTTTTAATTGCGCAATCGTTCCCGACAATGCCAGTAGTTGACGAGTAGGGCGTGGGGGCAGGCCCCGCCCCTACTCGTTAATAACCAGCATTTTGCTTAAATCCGGGATTCTTATTCGTATCGATGGTGCCCTGGGGGAAGGGCAGCAGCTCCTTGCCTTTGCCAGGCGCGTACTCTGAAGCGATATTGGCGATGAGGGCGGACGTCACGGCCGTGCGCCAGGCTACGGCAGTGGTGCCGGTGGGCGTGGCAGCCGGCGAAGGGCGGTAGAACGAGCGGGCCCACACCACCTGGCCGCCGGTTACGCGGTAGTACATGCTGGCGGGCACGAAGGTGTAGGGAGCCTGCGCGCCCGCCAACCTGGCAAGGTTGGCGCGGGCTTCCGTGATTTTGGTATCGAGTAGGTTCCAGCGCAGCAGGTCGTACTTGCGGATGCCTTCGCCCCCGAATTCCAGAAACCGCTCACTGGCGATGGCGTTAAACATATCGGTCTGGTTGGCCGGAGTCGGAATCTGGCCCAGGGTGGTGCTGCCACCAAAACCGCGCTGGCGCACTTCACGCAGAGCCGCCACAGCCGCCGCCGTGGGGCCTTTATTGATTTCGTTGTCGGTTTCGGCAAACATCAGCAGCACGTCGGCGAAGCGGATGAGGGGCCAGTTGTAGCCCAGGCAGTTGCCCGTGCCGGCCAGGGTGGGCACGCGCCAGTCGCGCCGGAACTTGCCATCGGTAAGGACGCTCAGCAATAGCCCCTTCTGGTTGTTGGCCCCGTCGATGCTGTAAGTAGTCAGGGTAATATCGCGGCGCACATCGGTCGAGTCGAAGGCGTAGAAGTAGGTGGACAGGGGCCGAATCTGGGCCTGGGTGCTGCCGTAGATGGGCGAGGCGCTCAGCAGCGGGCCGCTGTAGTAGCCCATATCGAAGCTGTTTAGAAAGTCCCCGAACGGTCATGCTTCGCTGCGCGCTGCATGACCGTTCGGGGACCTTTTGTGACTTTCTAAACAACTCCTATGTGTGCTTTTATCAGGCTACTAAAAGTCTGTCATTATTAATCATATGCCTAGCAAACAGCCTTTTTTAGTTGTGCAATCGTTCCAGGCATCGATGCCAGCGGGCTTCACTCCTGCCGCCAGCAATTCGCATAGGGCCCCGCCAACGCAACGGCACAAAAAAAGCCCCCGCGTGGGCGGGGGCTTTCTCACTGGTGCTGGCCTGCTTCGGCCAGCTGATACCACAGCTTAGTTTTTCTCGATGCGGCGCACGGCGGTCACACCGCCCTGCTTCACCTCCAGCAAGTAAACGCCCGAGGCCAGCGAGGTCGGCAGCACCAATTGCTTATCGGCACCCAGCGCGGCCGGGGCCAGCACCACGCGGCCGGTCAGGTCGCGCAGAGCAACTGTAGCAGCACCCGCCGTGGGCAGGCTTACCGTGACACGGTCGGCCGCCGGGTTCGGGAACACCGACAGGCCGGGCAGCGCCTGGCTGGCCAGCGTGGCCGTACCGGTATAGTTGGCAATGGAGATATCATCGATGCTGATGCGCGTGGTAGCAACCGTGGCCGTGCTCGTGATGCGGAAACGCACGTTGCCGCTCCGGTTCACCGTGAAGGTGTAGCGCGTGAGTGTGCTGGTGAGCAGGGCCGGCGCGCCGGGCACCGTGGTGAAGGTGGTGCCACCGTCGGTCGAAACTTCCAAAATGAAGGAAACCGGAGTGTCGACGCCAAACGAGCCGGCGTTCACAATCACGGTACCAGCGCCGTTGGGCTTGTCGAAGTCCATGCGGATGAAGCCGACGCGGATGCGGGCCGATTTCAGGCCGTTAGAACGGTCGTTGAAGGCCGTGCCGATGAGGGCATCGGAGAATGTCCAGGAGCCGCTGGTTAGGACCACGGCAGCAGCGTTATACGACGTTTTGGTACCGGCTTCGAAATTTTCGTAAGCGGTAGCTGTGCTGGGGTTATTCACCGTCAGGGTGAAGGCGTTGGACGTACCGGCCGTGTTCGTAACCGACACGGGGTAGGAACCGGCCACGGTCAGGGCGCTGGCCGGGATAACGGCCTCAATGGAAGTGGCCGTGCTGGTGGACTGGGGGTACGAAACCCCGTTGAAGTTAACCGTGGAAGTGCTGGTGAAGCCCGTGCCGGTGATAACCAGCGTAGTAGCGGCACTACCCGTCACGAGTACGCCGGGCGTCAGGGCCGAAACTACCGGCGTTACGACCGCAACCGTCACCGTGAAGATGCCCGTGCTAGTGGCCGTGCCGGCTGCCGTGGTCACGGTAATGACACCACTGGTGGCGTTGGTGGGCACGTCAAACATTACCGACGTGGCGCTCATTGCCATAAAGTTGTTCACGGCCAGGCTGTTGAGCGTAGCACCGCTCGCGCCGGTGAAGTTGGTACCGGTTACGGTAACAGTGGTGCCAACGGGGCCGCTGGTGGGCGTGAAGCTGGCGATGGTGGGCAGGGCGGCCGCAGCCGTAACCGTACCGTTCAGGGTGATGGTCTGGCTGGTGGCGCCGGTGCTGGCCACCGTGAGCGTGCCGGCAACGGTGCTGGCCGTGGCCGCGCTGGCCAACCGTACATACACGGGTGTGGCAGCTACCACGCCGCTGGCGGGCGTGAGCGATACGCTGGCGCTGAAGGGGCCGGCGGCGGCCGAAGCTACTTCGTAGCCCGTAGAAGCCGTTACGACGAGGTTGGCCGTGAGGGTGCTGCCGCCAACGGTAACCGTTTGGGTGGCCGAAGCCGTGTTGGTGGTGGTAGCAAACGTGAGCGGGCCGGCCGGCGTAGCTGTGACGGAAGCCGTGGCCACCGTGCCACAGGCGCTGGTGTTCAGGGGCGTATCGGTAGCAGTGAGCACCAGGGGCGTGGTGATGCCGCCGGTGGGGTTTACCGTATTGGCACCGCTGGGCCATACGCCGGTGGTGCTGGAAGCGCAGCCTACCACCGAGTTATCAACAATGGAGCGCTGCTCTACGCGGCGCACGCCGGTGGCTAGGGTGTTGGGCACCACGGTGGTGTAGGAGCCGCCGGTGGTGCTGTACGTGTAGGGAGTGGCACCGGTTTGGGTGGTGCCGGTGGCTACGCCAATGCTTTCGACCACGGCCCCGCTCAGCGGGCGGCCGGTGCCGGCTACGTTGTCATAGGTAAACACCACGTTGTTGGGCGTGGCCGACGACGAGCCGGTGAGCAGGGTGCCGTTGGTGGCCCCGGCCCCCGACAGGAAGCCCAGCAGGGTGATGCTCTGGTTGAGGGCCCGACGGGCTACCACGGTAGCCGGAGTAGCATCGGCAGCCAGCGTGATGGTGGGGAACAGGACCGTGCCCGGCGTCTGGAAACGGGTGGCGTTGTTCGAGTTCACGAAGAAAAACCAGCCCGTATAGCTGCCCGTGGCGTCGGTGGTGAAGGTGGCATACGAGCCGGCCGTAGACAGGCTACCCGTGCTGGACGTGGTATAGGTAGTGGTGGCCGGCGTGGTGCCCGGCGTGGCCAGCAGCACAATGCCCGCGCCGGAAGCCGAAGCGCCGAATTCCGATTGCATAGCGGCCTGCACGTAGTAGCGGTACAGCGTGCTGGCGGTGAGGTTAGTAAGCGTAGCACGGAAGGCTACTGCCAGGCGTGGGCCTGGAAAGGTAGCCGTGCCACTATTGTTGCCATTGCTCAGATACTGAGGCACTACCACACCCGTAAAGTCGGCTTGGGTAAGCGTTTGGGCCCAGCTGCCTAGCGGCATAAGCGCCAGCAGCGAGAGAAGAAGTCTTTTCATAAAGAGGAAGTTGTGGTGAAGAACAGATGAAAAAAGGAGTGACTCTTGAGCTGCAAAGGTAGCGCGGGTGGTGTTACCAAGAGGTGAATTGATGGCCCGCCTATCCTAATCCCACAGGGGATAGTGCTCTAAATGCACTTCCTGCTCGAAGAAAATCCGCGTACTTTCCTCAAATGAGCGGGTAAAATCCGACACATAGAAGTGGTGCGCCGGGGGTGTTTCCGACGCGGGTGCCAGCAGGCCGTGGGCGGCCAGATAGGCTTCGGTATCGGCCGCCACCACGTCGGAAGCGTCCAGCACATCGACCCCACCGGCGTAGAAGCGGGCAATCTGCTCCTTTATCAGCGGGTAATGCGTGCAGGCCAGCACCAGCGCGTCGATGTTAGCCAGGTCGGGCTGGCTGAGGTAGGCAGCAATGATGTCGTCGGAAATAGCGTTTTTGAAGAAGCCTTCCTCAATCATGGGCACCAGCAGCGGCGTGGCCAGCGAGTGCAGGTCCACGCCGGCGTTCAGGTCGTCGACCTTCTTCTTATATACGTTGGAGTTCACCGTCTGCTTCGTGCCAATGAGGCCCACGCGGCGGCCAGCGTAGGCCTGGCCCAGGTGCGCCACAATGGGGTCAATCACACTCAGCACTTGTGCTTTGCTCCCCACGTACTCGCGCACCAGCTCGTAGGCGGCGGCCGAGGCCGAGTTGCAGGCAATCACAATCAGCTTGCAATTCTGGCGCAGCAGCAGGTCGCAAATCTTCACCGAATAGGCCTGAATGGCGGCCGTGCTTTTATCGCCGTAGGGCAGGTGGGCAGTATCGCCGAAGTACACGATTTGCTCGTGGGGCAGGCGGCGCGCCACGGCCCGCGCCACCGTGAGGCCGCCAATACCGGAGTCGAACATGCCAATGGGCCGGGCGGCCAAAGCCGCCGAAACGGCCGGCGCGGGAGCAGCAGTAGTCATGAGGCAAAGGTAGCCGAAGGCCGATTGTTGGTTTCGTTCAGCCTCTCCTTTTTCGGACGCGAATGCAGCGCGCAACGAACCAACGGGCAGAATACGCGGCATGATGGCCCACCAAATCGCCGCCCAGCAGCGCCTGTTGCCGGGCCACAGGGCACGGTTACTGATAACTAAACCCTATATTTCCGCATCATTATCCGCTCAACTTTCTTTGCTATGAGCACCATTCTAGCCGAAATCGACGACGCACTGGCCGCACACGACGCCCAACTGGGCCGGCCCGTGGCTATCTACCTGGGCGAGCGCAAGCTCACGCAGCTCACCCTGGATGCCGCCAACGCCGCCCTCCCCGAGCTCAGTACCGACGCCGGCCGCCCCCTCGCCTACCGCCACCTGGAGCTGCTGCGCGACGAAGTGAACCTCGACGGCCTGCGGGTGATATAGTAGTGAGGTGTGAGATGGTGAAGTGGTGAGGTTGATGTTTCTTCCGCACCACTCGCGCTAATTGCATATCAACCTCACCATTTCACCATCTCACACCTCACCGCACCAGCGGCTGGAGCACCGCCCACACTGTGCGCGCTACGATGCGGTGCCCGGCCGCCGTGGGGTGAATGCCGTCGGCCTGGTTCAGGCTACGGTCGCCGCCCACGCCTTCGAGCAGGAAGGGAATGAGAACGAGGTGGTTTTTGGCAGCAATTTCCTGATAAATAGCCTTGAAATCATTGGCGTAGGACTGGCCCATGTTGGGCGGAATCTGCATGCCGGCCAGCACAATTTGCGCGCCGGGGCTACGCCGCCGCACCGTGTCGATGATGCCTTGCAGGTTTTCGCGGGTGGCCGAGAGGGGCAGGCCGCGCAGGCCGTCGTTGCCGCCCAGCTCCAGCACGAATATGTCGACGGGCTGTTTCAGAATCCAGCTCACGCGGCTGCGGCCGCCGGCGGTGGTTTCGCCGCTCAGGCCGGCGTTTATCACTTCGTAACCGAGTTTGAGGGAGTCGATTTTATTGCCAATTAGGCCCGCGAAGGCTTCTTCAGGCTCTACGCCGTAGCCGGCGGTGAGGCTGTTGCCGAAGAACAGCAGGCGTTTGGTGGACGTTTTGGCTGCGGCCGGGGCAGTGGCAACCGGCGTAGCTGAAGCAGCCGGCTGCTCGGCCGTGGGGCCGGCGTTGCAGGCGGTGAGGGCCAGCCCAAGCAGGGCGGCGAAGGGCAAATGCAGGAATTTCATAAGCAGCGTTTGGGGCACGAAACCGTAAAGCCGGAAAACATGCCGGCGGTTTCAACGTCTTAGGGAACGAACGGGTGGCGGCGCGGTTGTGTAGTGAGCAGCTTGACCAACCACAAGAACGTCATACTGAGCGCAGCCGAAGCATCTCGCGTGCCACCACTAATCCCTTTTCAGCCGAAGGTCGGCGTAGCCAACGATTGATTCACTGCTGCACGCGAGATGCTTCGGCTGCGCGGACACCAGATGAGCATGACCGTTCTTTTTTCCTCCCAACCCTCCTCCCCGCCTACTCCCACACCCTCCTGCCATAATCAATGTCCATTCTCCGCGTCGAAAACCTCACTAAAACCTACCCCAGCGCCGGCCAGCCGCTCACGGTGCTCCACGGCGTCAGCTTCGAGCTGGCGGCCGGCGACACCTTTGCCATTGTGGGCTCCTCGGGCTCGGGCAAAACCACGCTTCTGGGCCTTTGCGCCGGCCTGGACCGCGCCACTTCGGGCAGCGTGTGGCTGAATAATATTCAGCTCGATAACCTGAGCGAGGACGAGCGCGCCGCCGTGCGCAACCAGCACGTCGGCTTTATTTTCCAGAACTTCCAGCTCCTGCCCACCCTCACGGCCCTCGAAAACGTGCTGGTGCCGCTGGAGTTGCGCGGCCAACGCGGAGCCACCAAAACCGCCCTCGACCTGCTCGACCGCGTGGGCTTGGCCGCCCGCGCTGGCCACTACCCCGCCCAGCTATCCGGTGGCGAGCAGCAGCGCGTGAGCCTGGCCCGCGCCTTCGCCAACCGCCCCGCCGTGCTCTTCGCCGACGAGCCCACCGGCAACCTCGACCCCGACACCAGCGAGAAAGTAGTGGACTTATTGTTCGAGCTCAACCGCGAAGCCGGCACCACGCTGGTGCTGGTAACCCACGATTTGGAGCTGGCTGCGAAGACACAGCGCACGCTGCGGCTACGCGGGGGTAAAGTGGTGGAGGAAGCAGTTCATTAGCACAGCCTGGCGCGAGTTTGGGCAAAGCCGTAACTCGTGCCCAAAATCGGGCGAGGCTGTGCCTCGCACCAGAACGACCAGCCAGAACGACTCGCCTGAGCAGCTACCGTTTATCCCAAAAGCAGCATGCACACTGGCCATAGTCTAAGCGAAGCGACGACTACGCGCCTACGGTGAGGCGAGTTTGCAACTTGCCACCCGGGGGAACTTGCCCTCCGGAGCATTCGTAGCGAATCACAAACTCGCTTTACACCACGCCTGTAGTTGTCGCTTCATTCAAACGATGGCTAGCGAAACTGTAGCTATCAAAAGAATACCGTGCTTACTGCGCAGCTCAGCATTGCCGCTGCGCGGCAGTGGAGGCACAGCCTCCACCCATAGTCCGGCACGAGTTACGGCTTCGCCCAAACTCGCGCCAGTTAATCTCTCAAATTATGACCAATACTTCCTGGCTTTTCCGCATGGCGTGGCGCGACAGCCGCCGCAGCCGGGCGCGGCTGCTGCTTTTTATGGCCAGCATTATCCTGGGCATCGCGGCGCTGGTGGGCATCAATTCCTTTGGCGACAACCTGGCCCGCAGCATTGCCGGGCAGGCGCGGGAACTGCTCGGGGCCGACCTCGTACTCAGCGCCAACCAACCCTTCGATGCCAAGCTGGAACCGGCCCTTACAACCCTCGGCACGGCCCAAACGCGGGAAGTCTCCTTTGCTTCGCTGGTGCAGTTCCGGCCGGGCAAGGGCACACGGCTGGCGCAGGTGCGGGCGCGCTCCGGCGGCTTTTTCTACGGTGCGTGGGAGGTGCAGCCAAAAGCGGCCGCTATCCACTTCGCCGATACGACCGCCGCGCCGGGCGCGCTGGTCGATGATGCGTTGCTGGTGCAGTTCGGCGCTAAAATCGGCGATTCGGTGCAGGTGGGCCAGGTGGTGCTGCCCATCATTGGGCGCGTGCTGAAAACGCCGGGGCAGTCGGGCATTACCACGGCCGTGGCACCTACCGTGTTTCTGCCCCTGGGCCAGGTCACGGCCACCGGGCTGGTGCAGCGCGGCAGCCGGGTGAAGTACACCCGCAGCTACCAGTTTGCACCGGACACCGACGTGGCCGCCATCCTCAAACCCCTGCAGGCCCGCCTCGACGCCGCCGACATCGACACCGATACCGTGGCCAGCCGCCAGCAAAGCACCGGCCGCGCCTTCGCCGACCTAACCCGTTACCTCAGCCTGGTGGCCTTCGTGGCGCTATTACTGGGCTGCGTGGGCGTGGCCAGCGCCGTGAACCTCTACGTGCGCGAAAAGCTGGCCGCCGTGGCCGTGCTGCGCTGCCTGGGTGCCAGCGGCAAGCAGGCGCTGCTAATTTATCTGATTCAAACGACCGGCCTCGGCTT
This region includes:
- a CDS encoding cupin domain-containing protein, whose translation is MNTIREATRTLGMGDSCYVPPLAWHSVVCTAAGILVDAFTPRRDDFLSQQ
- a CDS encoding cupin domain-containing protein, whose product is MTPLPPAETAQPAFVTDAQAAWETTGPGVRRKVLAHGPGLMLTRVAFETGSIGARHQHPHAQLSYVESGAFEHH
- a CDS encoding RagB/SusD family nutrient uptake outer membrane protein, encoding MGYYSGPLLSASPIYGSTQAQIRPLSTYFYAFDSTDVRRDITLTTYSIDGANNQKGLLLSVLTDGKFRRDWRVPTLAGTGNCLGYNWPLIRFADVLLMFAETDNEINKGPTAAAVAALREVRQRGFGGSTTLGQIPTPANQTDMFNAIASERFLEFGGEGIRKYDLLRWNLLDTKITEARANLARLAGAQAPYTFVPASMYYRVTGGQVVWARSFYRPSPAATPTGTTAVAWRTAVTSALIANIASEYAPGKGKELLPFPQGTIDTNKNPGFKQNAGY
- a CDS encoding beta strand repeat-containing protein codes for the protein MKRLLLSLLALMPLGSWAQTLTQADFTGVVVPQYLSNGNNSGTATFPGPRLAVAFRATLTNLTASTLYRYYVQAAMQSEFGASASGAGIVLLATPGTTPATTTYTTSSTGSLSTAGSYATFTTDATGSYTGWFFFVNSNNATRFQTPGTVLFPTITLAADATPATVVARRALNQSITLLGFLSGAGATNGTLLTGSSSATPNNVVFTYDNVAGTGRPLSGAVVESIGVATGTTQTGATPYTYSTTGGSYTTVVPNTLATGVRRVEQRSIVDNSVVGCASSTTGVWPSGANTVNPTGGITTPLVLTATDTPLNTSACGTVATASVTATPAGPLTFATTTNTASATQTVTVGGSTLTANLVVTASTGYEVASAAAGPFSASVSLTPASGVVAATPVYVRLASAATASTVAGTLTVASTGATSQTITLNGTVTAAAALPTIASFTPTSGPVGTTVTVTGTNFTGASGATLNSLAVNNFMAMSATSVMFDVPTNATSGVITVTTAAGTATSTGIFTVTVAVVTPVVSALTPGVLVTGSAATTLVITGTGFTSTSTVNFNGVSYPQSTSTATSIEAVIPASALTVAGSYPVSVTNTAGTSNAFTLTVNNPSTATAYENFEAGTKTSYNAAAVVLTSGSWTFSDALIGTAFNDRSNGLKSARIRVGFIRMDFDKPNGAGTVIVNAGSFGVDTPVSFILEVSTDGGTTFTTVPGAPALLTSTLTRYTFTVNRSGNVRFRITSTATVATTRISIDDISIANYTGTATLASQALPGLSVFPNPAADRVTVSLPTAGAATVALRDLTGRVVLAPAALGADKQLVLPTSLASGVYLLEVKQGGVTAVRRIEKN
- the murI gene encoding glutamate racemase, giving the protein MTTAAPAPAVSAALAARPIGMFDSGIGGLTVARAVARRLPHEQIVYFGDTAHLPYGDKSTAAIQAYSVKICDLLLRQNCKLIVIACNSASAAAYELVREYVGSKAQVLSVIDPIVAHLGQAYAGRRVGLIGTKQTVNSNVYKKKVDDLNAGVDLHSLATPLLVPMIEEGFFKNAISDDIIAAYLSQPDLANIDALVLACTHYPLIKEQIARFYAGGVDVLDASDVVAADTEAYLAAHGLLAPASETPPAHHFYVSDFTRSFEESTRIFFEQEVHLEHYPLWD
- a CDS encoding arylesterase, translating into MKFLHLPFAALLGLALTACNAGPTAEQPAASATPVATAPAAAKTSTKRLLFFGNSLTAGYGVEPEEAFAGLIGNKIDSLKLGYEVINAGLSGETTAGGRSRVSWILKQPVDIFVLELGGNDGLRGLPLSATRENLQGIIDTVRRRSPGAQIVLAGMQIPPNMGQSYANDFKAIYQEIAAKNHLVLIPFLLEGVGGDRSLNQADGIHPTAAGHRIVARTVWAVLQPLVR
- a CDS encoding ABC transporter ATP-binding protein, with translation MSILRVENLTKTYPSAGQPLTVLHGVSFELAAGDTFAIVGSSGSGKTTLLGLCAGLDRATSGSVWLNNIQLDNLSEDERAAVRNQHVGFIFQNFQLLPTLTALENVLVPLELRGQRGATKTALDLLDRVGLAARAGHYPAQLSGGEQQRVSLARAFANRPAVLFADEPTGNLDPDTSEKVVDLLFELNREAGTTLVLVTHDLELAAKTQRTLRLRGGKVVEEAVH